AGTGATATTTAACATTATTGATGAAAAGTGTTATACACATTCTCATTTAATCATAATAACTTTCACATGaattctgatttttcttcatGAAGAATCTGTATTTCCTTGAGTTTAAGAATTTACCCTAGGACATTGGCCTCCAGCTAGTAAGCAGTATAACCAGTTTTTATATGATGGCTGTCTGATTTCTGACACCATGCTCTTTACTGCTATGTTATACCTGGCAGCAGCAAAATTGTAGTCTTAAATATCATCTCAGTATTCTGTTTGAAAGATAAAAGCAAAACCTGTTAATGaaattataactatattttaaactcatttttattgtcattaagATTGAATACCTTTATTTCATAAGCATTaactgaatattgactttgcatgcatttatttattcaacaaatatttattgagcactgctACTTTCAAAATACTGCTCTGAGGTTTCAGTAGTTAACATAATAGAAAATTTCTCCCCCTCAGGGAGCTTATATTCTATTGAGGGATAGAGACATAGACTAGATACTCTATTTTATTGTGAACTAATTTCATTGTCAACATTTTAATAACCTGACTCTATTATCCTACATTCTAAATATGGTTAATTTAGAAAGGTGTTGAACACATTTAAACATTTGGCAGGGAATAGTCACTACAAGATTTTAGGTTTATCAGGTTTTGCACCTTCTTGTGCCTGTCACatacaaaaagatatttttttgtaaattttatctatttttactttttattgtttggtTACAATTGTCCAACCTTTTTCCCAAttgctccccactcccaccccccattgtccatgcccctGAGCCCTCTCTATTcgtgttcctttgcttgtcccttcccctatcacctcccctctggtcattgtcactttgatttccaagtctctggttttattctgctcatttgtttttttgttgattgggttccacttataggtgagatcacatggtatttgtctttcactgcctcacttatttcacttagcataatgctatccagttccatccatgttgtcatgaaaggtaggagtttcttctttctacaatggtgggatacaaagtcaacattcagaaattgaaagcatttctgtatactaacaataaaatatcagaaacagaaattaggaaaaaatctcatttaactatacttaggaataaacttaaggAGGTAAAACTGTACCTACAAAACTAttcaacactgaaaaaataaattaaggaagacacaaataaatgaaagcatatatgGTGTTCATGGGTtgaaagaattagcatcattaaaatatccatactgcccaaagcaatctacagattcaatgtaatccttatCAAAATAGCAATGACATAatccacagatatagaacaaatacatcaaaattttacaaggaacaaagaaatatttttcaaaactatttcataaactataaaaaattaattaagtcAAATCATTATtcttcagaaatataaaatatatcaaaccCATCTTGAACATGGTTAGTTTTTTCCCTTgtcattcaatattttaatgaagtaaaagttccatttgttttgttcagGTTGTTAGTCTCAAAAAAGAGGGTAACTGAAAGTTCACAAAGTTAAAGGAGAGGCACCTATCTATTTAAAAATGGCATGTCTAATGGCATATTTGGTAGTTTATGGGATTAATTACATACTTCGCCAATCATTTTCATCCATTTAAACTTGCAAATCACcatcttatatttcttttaagagTTATATCAtttgacatgaaatattttcaagaagAGTGAAATATCTTCTACTATTTATagaataatacattattttttttctaaatagactAGGATGTAACTTCTGGGCTCTAGAgtagttatatttcttttatttacagtAATGGCATCTTATCAAGGTTAGTTTAAGGTGGAAACATATAAACATGGTTTTATGTAGAAACAATAGCAGTAGGAAGGTTACAAATGCaatatcttttacatttttctaaagattgaCCATGTGAATTAAATTGATAAAAGCATagctaacattttaatttttatctctgcaaatatatttcattagttTAGGCTGAAAATCAatgacaatttttattaaaacaagagGATGGAGAGAGTAAgctaataataaatatgaattaaaaataaaatattaacgaTTCACTCTAACTTAAAAACTACTCACCCTTAAAAGCAAAACATTCAATATTCTTTGTTCCAAATTAATGacttgatattcaatattatattttggGTAGATAGTAGATTTGGGCATAGAAATTAGtgagtttttaattaaaacaataagtGCATTAAAATGTATGATAGTTTAGTGTTTTCTCTTTCCAGCAGAGCAAGGTAGAGCACTAACTTAATTTAGAGGCTACAGGActggtttttcattctttttggttAACAAATAATTTTACCTTCTAAGTTTTAAATTCCAACTTTGTCACCTGACTTATATTATTCTTTATGTAGCAAATACACAAGTTAATCTCCCCTTATTCTTCCTTATATTTACAGTTTAGTTTTCAACAGGGATTTGGGGATACACATTATTCTTTCTGCCCTTTGTGAAACAAGTTGCTCTAGTTTTCTCTTTAAACCTTTTTATATGGGAGATTTCTCGTTTCCTAAATGCTGAGTTTCCAACCTCACTCTTCTCAGGAGAGACTCCCTACTTATTAGACCTTTTGCTTGATTAATGTATGTAAACTTTCCTGAGAACATTGTTTCATAATGAACATGAGATTGcaattttaaaatctacataactaaaataaatgtactttcCATTTTTGCTCATGGTtcaaaagagtaagaaaatggGAGTTTCAAACTCTGTGACTCACATTTTCTGACAGTGAATGCACTCTTTTCTTCGACCTGGTCAATCTCACAGGCAATACTCTCCTTCTAGTTATCTCATGGTTTTAATAACTTTCGGGGAATGGAAAACCATCATATTGAGATGTAGTGTGGATGAACTGGTTGACCCAACACTTTGTAACATGCATGCCATCATGGAATCCCAAAAAGACAGTATTTAAGAGCTCAAGTGACAAGCCTGgctctttctacttttaaaagcAATACAAAATGGGGTAACTGGGTGGAGGCAgataaagggaagaagaaaatggaacaactgtagtagcataatccataaaatgtacttaaaaaataaaggtcataCAAGATGAAAAGTATCTTCAGTCATATTGCTCCCCAACCCCAGGTCTTTTagaaacattccttttttttctgctttcttttgtgACATATATTGAAGAGAACCTGCCAGCaaatactgtgttttttcttCCCCAGCTGTGCAAAATGAACGTgacagaatcagcaccagaagaagCACTTTTGATGGAAGCAACATTCCCTCCATTAACACATTGGCGCAGGCAGAGCTCCGGTCTCGCCAGGTACCCACGGCACACCAGCAGCCCACCCTGCTTCATAGAATCAAATGGTTATTTAGGTGTAATGCTAAAATAATCTAAGTTCTTTCCAATATgctcattattaaaataaatcgCATTTATGCAAATTTAAGAGTTTTACTTTGAAATTATTAATCGGACTGTTGATTTCActtggacttttcctggacaagTTCCTGTTTATGAAATGGGATGATGAAATGCATTTCAGTGGAAGATTGTAAAAAACTTGTTTACAAAGTTCACTTAAAATATGTAATGCACAGCACAGTGCTCTGGGGGAATACTTGGTTATATTGATTGAATGTGTAAAATCAGTTATCATTTTTGGGGATTTTGGTTGAGACAATGTCATCAGAGCTTCCTTCCTCACAAATGACTTCTAGGGTCAGGAGCTCACTTTGGCATCTtctttggaaacaaatatttaagggaagagccagaatttaaaaaaaacccacaagaagAAGTTTAAGTTTCTAGAATGAGAATATCAgttctaaagtttaaaaatgtagctacagccctggctggtatagctcagtggactgagcgtgggctgtgaaccacagtgtcgcaggttctattcccagtcaggccacatacctgggttgcagaccatggccccagcaaccacacattgatgtttctctctctctctctctctttctgcctcccttccctctctaaaaataaataaaatctttaaaaagaaatgtagctatatacatacatataaattattaagGATCAGCTAAAGAAACTCTTTGAAGACAGTTTATTTTAGTATTGCTCCTATTAGAAACATTAgtgatattttctattataaagcAAATTGTGAAATAGTTAACTATTAAACCAGTACCATAATGAGTCAGTACAACTACTTTCGTTTGTGATAACACAAGGGTAATATGATGAGGTTAACCTCACCACTATCATCATTCATCAGATTACTTGATGGTTCTATAAAGTGTTTAGGGAATGGTTTAAAGGGGAGGTGTGAGGAATTGCACAAACTCTACAGAAAGACATGCacatacatgtttaaaaatttcaagaaatgtttttaacttttagaaagtGATTTCTTTAGAAGAGGGGCATTTTAACACcacttataatttttatatagttcacaattatatatagttttaaaattattattataggtTAAGCTTTTCAATGTTGCTGAGTCAAAGGTTGGGTTCTTAATTGTATTTTGAAGGTTTTCATTCAGAATAGAACATAAATCATTCTGCCTTCTCATTTAAATCATTTTCCCCCTGTTTGGTAAGCTTTAGCTGCTgaatttttttcatcaaattaaagatggactttttaattgaaatgttacttttcaattaaaaattcacAGAGCATATGTCACATTCatactattaatatttctttatattgtcattttttaattatgcAACTCTCCAAACATTGGGTAACATATTCTACAGATGTGGCCAGTAAAATAAGATAGTGCTCCCACAGCATGTGCTGTGCAGGGAATGTTTTTCATTTAACTTGTTCTgaaaggtattttatttctcaattttaaaatatttagtatatttcAAGATACTATAACAATAGTGCCACTTCAGTGATGTTTACTTATTGCAGTCATCTAAAAAAGAAGTattgataatttattattttacatgacaTATTCATATAATGTTCTTATTCATATTAGATTTCAGCCTCAAGCCCTGGTGCAAGCACAgacataaatgttaaaaaatttgcAAACATTGGTGATGTTTGTGAATCTATGAAACAGCAGCTCTTGGTCTTGGTGGAATGGGCAAAATATATTCCTGCCTTCTGTGAGTTACCACTGGATGATCAGGTAGAAGTTAAAGAAATTTTGAacgctttaaaaatgtttttttgaacTTTGCCCtgttttttgtattcttttaattatattcataATAGATTtacaatatttgacaaaggtgaaATTATCTATTAGAAAAAGCTtggctttcttatccattcacctctTTGTTCTATCAAGAGGCACTGCTGTTTGACTTCTGGTGTAGGACATGCTATTTATTGATTGAAGTTGAGCATGACACTGTTCTTccctttcatgttttaaaaagcttAAGCCAGGGAGAAAGACAGATCACAAGTGCCTGCCATTGTGAGACATAGGACTGACAGAACAATTGTCTGGGATGCAAATGTACATTATTTTGTCTGGTGTTTACTGAAGGTGCCTGTGTAATTGCTTAGAAATGCCAGTCCACTCCTAGATGGAAACCCACACAGGTTGTGTTGGTGTTTTACGGGCACTTTGTGCAGTTAACATATACGATTTTGTCTTGCATATTGTCAATTTTATTCTAGcattatgtataaaaattatagGTCTGGTAAAAATGTTTGTAGAATTGTGCTCTAAAACCTaccaagaaataaagaaaattcagatATAATGATCTTTTCTTAGtactttaatttcttaattagCCTATGAAGATTAGATGATTAGTTTCAGATTCATTTTAAAGTCTTCCACCTAAGTAGTATACAATATCATGCAGGtgcaaataatttgaaaatctcCAATTCTTGCACATTGAATAAACTCTGATATGTATTATACCTGTGTATATCTTTACATCCTCTGACCAGTGTTCTTTATCATGggcacacaaaaacaaaacaaaaacaataaaatgaaaaagaacaattgttttaaaataaaaattgacaaaatagCTATACAACCAGAAAAAAGTAATCATAAGAAGTTCAGCTGTATTTCTAGGAGAGCATTTCACttagtgaccaaaaaaaaaaaatcctgtgaaatctgaaATTACTCTCAAAATGTTCTTAACTGCCTTCCTGTTGTGAGTCATGGTTATTGACATACCATAAAGATAGCTTGGCTCAGAAGGTTATTTCAGAGTGAATAATGCTAAATTGCTAAAACCTATTTGTCTCACCCCAAGCCATATAAGTAGGGTTATGTTATttatcagttttatatttttactatcaCTCCTCTTAAAAAGTTGCTGACTTAAATATGAAGATAGTGATTATTACACTGGGAAATTGAATTCCAGGAACCTGTTGAAAGCAGTTTTTATTTACTAACTCAGTCTTTAATATTAACACTATAGCATTAATAGCCATGGCTGCTGAAATGTCTATTATGGATAAGGCACTGGTAAATTAGCTTTCAGTTGCATTATACATTAGATTATTCTACTTAATGCTCTTAAAATCTCTGTGTCTAAAGTTTTATAATCTCCactttaccatttttaaaactgtactCTAAAGCATTAAATTCACTCAGTAAGTTCAtcgaacaaatatttattgggatTAACATTCAGTTTTAGGAACTGTGAGTGTTTGGCAGTAACAATTCAGATTGAGTCACTATTCTCATAAAATTTACATTCCATTTGGGATAgatagacaataaaaaatatacgATTATAAGTAAGTTGACTCTAGGTGGGGATAAGTTCTATAAAATGAAACGGGTTGGCTTGTTGGACAATGACAGGGGGTGAAGTGGTAACAGATACTTTAAATTGGGAATCAGAAAAGATTTTTCCTGAGAACTGAATGACAAAAAGCTAATCATATCAAGATCAAGAAGACAGCATTCTGGGCACAAAAACATGTTCAAAGACCCTGAGGCAAGCAGGAGTAAATGGGCCTGGAGAAAACTGTCTGCAAGGGATGTTGTGAGGTGAAACCAGAGATGTGAGTAACACAAAGTGTTGAGCTATTTATTACTTGTGAGGCCTCTATTAAGCAGTTTGGATGTTATCTGAGGACAATAAGAAACCAGTAAAGAATTTTCATCAGAAGAATGATATTAAGTGAttgttattttatgaatattgttTTGGAAGCTCTGTCAAGAAGGACTTAGGATTGAGGAACCAGGAAGGAAGCAGGAATACTTGTTAGGTCCTTGGAGTACATTGCAGAGGCCAGGAGAGGAATGGCAAGGGCTTGGGCTAGGGTGACATAGGGTTTGATGGGCAATTGGAAAAGAATCAAACTGGAGTCTTGTTTTTGTTGTGAATAAGCAAGTTGGACCATGATGGAGATGTTGGAGAAGCATTACTTTGAAATGTTAAATTTGAAACACTTCCTATTATCCCTAGTGGTGATTTTCAGCAGGCAATTGAGTATATGCATAAAGCTCAGTTGAGAGCTTAGAACAAAGAATTATGGGTTCAGTCCTGAGTGCATTAGAATCCAGATTccccattctcattgtattatgTCACAGGTCCCCACTTTGCTCTTGTTTATTAAGTTTATTATGTGTAAAAGATTGTGTTTACACATATTTTCTCATTCAGTTCTCGCATCTACAGTttgaaattttaatcattttctccACTTGGcagatgaaaacaaatgaatcCCAAACATAAATAGCTGAGTTTACTCAAGGTAAAACACGTAGTAAGTGGCCAAGCTAGAATTTGAACTCtgctttgtttgattttatctcattccaaaatatttaatatttctgttggatctttttgtttgtttgctgacATTGTATTGACTTGTTAGTTtcagaaattttgaaaagtaaaactcTATGACATtctaaaataggaaaatagaGGCTTAATGATGGCAACTATCTGTGAATATTATAGTctgttaaaacaacaaaaaaagtgacTCAGGCTTAAAGTTAATCAGACTCATATGATACCATCTTTTAAtcatcatattttataattaattgttCAACTTGGAATTTTTCATTAAGGTGGCCCTGCTGAGAGCTCATGCAGGGGAACATTTACTGCTTGGAGCTACAAAGAGATCCATGGTGTATAAAGATATTTTGCTTTTgggtaagtttttttaatttaaaaagaaattatgcatGCTTTATTCTTACACAGAATCTATTCTGTATGTGCCAAGCATTTACAGACAATGACAAATGGTGGTATCACTACACAGATTGGGTTTAATTGATCATATTCTCACTTGGGTCCCATTTTTCCTTGCTTTGATTGCAGGGAGGTTCAGAGTGCATCGAGATGTTCAGGATGtactgagatttaaaataaaagaaagatgttGCTCAATGAACAGAATCTCGAGGTATATTTAAACCATCAGAACAAAAAATTAGTCATTTGTGTGACTATCTTAAGGAGTCTCAGTGTTGTTTCACACCTCTCTGTGTGTGAAAACTTAATAATTGTAATGTATGTTATTTGATACATTTTAATGAGCATGTATATCTCCTGTGATGTCATTGCCCATGGTACGCTACAAAATCACAAGTTAAAACAAATTTGATGATAGTGTCTGAAAAATTCTGATAGTTTAATAACAGTGCCAGAAGAGGCAGAAGTAGAGTGGAGAGTGGAATgaaatggggaggggggatggtgaggaaaaagaaaaagcttttgtCTTCATTAAGTGCCCAATCTCTCCACTTTACTTAACTTATTAAATTAGTTTTCCTATTGAAAGAGTTAAGACCCTCTATTGTTTGTTAGCTCCACTCTCCCTGGCTTGTGTGAAATAGGATGACCAAATTGTTTATTCTATTTATGTGATACATCTATTGTcctaaaatatgaataaatcaaACATAATGTAATAAtggcaaatatttatcaagtatttGCTATGTTATATGCATTGCTTTCAGTGTTTTTTATATGTGTATCAACactatttcatttcatcctcataaTAACCCTAAGGGATAGGTACTATTATTTGCAGCCCATTTTTGGGGtaaagaaatggaggcagaggAAGTTTACCTGAAATCACAAGGTTAGTGAGGTATAGAGCCAGGATTCTAAACTACATAATGTGACTATAGATGCCAAGCTCTCAAATTCTATTAAACACTCTGCTGCATTTACAGTACACTATAATACCATTCTCATTATGAATTTGGATACAATATGTTTACTTAGGTTTGTTAAAATGTGTCTCAATTGAGTTACACCTAAATATCCGTATACTACTAAAGGAGCGGTGTTTTTAATCCACTGTAAACATTCTTTAGATTTTGTGTTATGTTCATTAATGAATAAGACACTAGTGGATAACTGACATAGCAGAAAGCTAATCATTATACTTCATttctcccttgtcaaatattagctTGTTTATTAGCCTGTACTTTACTGTTATCACCAGTGACTGAGGCTGTTAAAATGCATGTGATCATATTATCAATGTTATTGATCCTTTAAGcattctaaaatttttctaactTAACACTACTAAGAGAGGAAGTACTGTTTGTTTCTGCAAGGGAAAGCCATTTAAAAGAttagtttataaaaatttaaacaatatctGATAATTTTGGGTGGACAATGAtacttgtatatttttttttctctaggaaaCAACTACATTATTCAGCGCAACAGCTGTGAAGTCGAGATCAGCCGTGTGGCCAACCGGGTTCTAGATGAGCTGGTCCGACCATTTCAGGAAATCCAGATTGATGACAATGAATATGCTTGTTTGAAGGCAATTGTGTTTTTTGATCCAGGTTTGTTTCCAAAGACCCATTCAagtaattacaatgaaaataaaactactttttaattttggaatatttactGCCACACACTGTTAAGATCCAATCTTTACATCACTCTATGAcgttctgtttatttgttttctagatGCGAAAGGACTAAGCGATCCAGTGAAGATTAAGAACATGCGGTTCCAGGTGCAGCTGAGCCTGGAGGACTACATCAATGACCGGCAGTATGACTCGCGCGGTCGGTTCGGGgagctgctgttgctgctgccaaCGCTGCAGAGCATCACTTGGCAGATGATTGAGCAGATTCAGTTTGTCAAACTCTTTGGGATGGTTAAAATTGACAACCTCCTGCAGGAAATGCTGCTGGGTGGTGAGTGCATTTGAGAATCTCTGTTTCATCTGTTAGCATCCCACTATGTACTTTAGAGTCAGTTtgacacttttattttctgtcGGTGACATAATGAACtcactttatttacatttagaaagtCTACAATACTCATTGGAGGGGGACAAATACTTGAACAAATTCAAATCCCCACTTTTACTAGTCTCAACCTTCTAGCTGCACAAAGCCTCTAACCTCAATTTTCAGGTCCTTCAAATAtagtaaatagaaatatatttgctacttttaatacttttaaaagtattaaaagtattaaaagtaaTACTTAATACTTTTGCTACTCCTATGCCTTTTACAtgccttttctttgcctttacaCCTTTTAAAAGCTCAAGGATATCAGAATTGCAAAcataatctaaaaatataaagagtaaaTATCTTAAAAACACTTTGTTCCTGAAATAATTAATTGATGCAAcacaatgagaaggaaaaaatgagatttCATTACTGCAGTAAATGTCAGGAATAAGTTAAGAAAGCATTTATTCTGTGTTCTGAGCTagattaaatttctttataaaatcactttattttatttttagtttcctggTGCTTAATGTGTTCCTAATGATATCTTCCTGAAATAAAAGTTGTTTATGTTATTAGGGTGATCCTAAATACTATAAACTTGAGGTAAGTGATTCTTGGAATTGCTTTAACAACAGGCAGCCAACCTAATGATTCCAGGAAACAGCCCACAAGGTCCACTATTAATATACAACATAACATGATGCAACATTCATCCAGCCAATGTACTGTGAAAGCTGACATTGTCCTTAATATGGCAGTGGTTCTATTAATTTACTTTTGAACTCCCAAAAAGCACTTTGCAAAAATAGCAATATTCAAGCTATCAATCAAACCATTTGTTCCAAGGAAAACTCACCATTTCTGATTAAATATCACTAATGTAACCATCTTTTTATCTTCTGTAGGTGCTTCCAATGATGTTAGCCATGTCCATCATCCAATGCATCCACATTTGTCTCAAGATCCATTAACTGGACAAACCATACTTCTAGGCCCTATGTCAACACTGGTTCATACAGACCAAATCTGTAAGTATCTGGACTACTTATCAACTGCAATATGTCCTAAACTTAATTACCtgagaaaaaggggaaatttggggaAATAATCTATTATAACCCAGAAACTACAAGATAGGGCTACAGTGTCCTCTGCAGGACTCAACTGTGAGAGATTGTGAGATTCAGCAAGTCACTTATCCTCCTTAGGCATGAATTTGCTCTGTACAATGGAGCTATGAGTAGCTAAATCTTTCTACATCATAGATTTGGGAACAGAAAAGAATGCATAGGCAGCCCTAGTTTTGCTGGTATGCAGGCTCATAAAAATGACTATGCAAACTGGAATCATGCAGAGAAATATGAATAATCAATAGGAAAATTATAGtttgtgatatttaaaaatttttgtcatatagtgttatatgtcaattatacctc
This DNA window, taken from Phyllostomus discolor isolate MPI-MPIP mPhyDis1 chromosome 7, mPhyDis1.pri.v3, whole genome shotgun sequence, encodes the following:
- the HNF4G gene encoding hepatocyte nuclear factor 4-gamma isoform X2, whose protein sequence is MCVSKSMMRVSEPILDMDMANYSEVLDPTYTTLEFETMQILYNSNDSSAPETTSMSTTDNGVNCLCAICGDRATGKHYGASSCDGCKGFFRRSIRKSHVYSCRFSRQCVVDKDKRNQCRYCRLRKCFRAGMKKEAVQNERDRISTRRSTFDGSNIPSINTLAQAELRSRQISASSPGASTDINVKKFANIGDVCESMKQQLLVLVEWAKYIPAFCELPLDDQVALLRAHAGEHLLLGATKRSMVYKDILLLGNNYIIQRNSCEVEISRVANRVLDELVRPFQEIQIDDNEYACLKAIVFFDPDAKGLSDPVKIKNMRFQVQLSLEDYINDRQYDSRGRFGELLLLLPTLQSITWQMIEQIQFVKLFGMVKIDNLLQEMLLGGASNDVSHVHHPMHPHLSQDPLTGQTILLGPMSTLVHTDQISTPETPLPSPPQGSGQEQYKIAANQASVISHQSLSKQKQL
- the HNF4G gene encoding hepatocyte nuclear factor 4-gamma isoform X1; amino-acid sequence: MSTTDNGVNCLCAICGDRATGKHYGASSCDGCKGFFRRSIRKSHVYSCRFSRQCVVDKDKRNQCRYCRLRKCFRAGMKKEAVQNERDRISTRRSTFDGSNIPSINTLAQAELRSRQISASSPGASTDINVKKFANIGDVCESMKQQLLVLVEWAKYIPAFCELPLDDQVALLRAHAGEHLLLGATKRSMVYKDILLLGNNYIIQRNSCEVEISRVANRVLDELVRPFQEIQIDDNEYACLKAIVFFDPDAKGLSDPVKIKNMRFQVQLSLEDYINDRQYDSRGRFGELLLLLPTLQSITWQMIEQIQFVKLFGMVKIDNLLQEMLLGGASNDVSHVHHPMHPHLSQDPLTGQTILLGPMSTLVHTDQISTPETPLPSPPQGSGQEQYKIAANQASVISHQSLSKQKQL